The Carassius gibelio isolate Cgi1373 ecotype wild population from Czech Republic chromosome A1, carGib1.2-hapl.c, whole genome shotgun sequence region CTCCAACCGCACACCTCTCCAGATCGGCCAGTTTAGCGATTTTATCCAGAGGCACTGCACCTGTGGACCTGACTGACTCCACGTCCGCTTTCAGCTCCTCCAGATCTCGCTTTAGTTTGGCCCGTCGGTTCTGGAACCAGGTTATGACCTGCGCGTTTGTCAGCCCCAGCTGATGGGCAATCTGGTCTCTGTCGGCAGGTGACAGGTATTTCTGATGGTGAAACCTTTTCTCTAGTTCATATAACTGGTGGTTTGTGAAGGCCGTTCTAGATTTTCGGCGCTTTTTGGGACTGTCCCTTTGACCAAACAGAGTCAGCCCATCCCttcctgtaaataaaataaaatcgtgCAATGTTAGGTGACACCGACAGTTTGTGGTTTAGTAATAATCGTGATTAAAATGAAGTTACAGTAGAACAAATGattataatattgataatatattaataataattgctaattaaaaactgtatttactTTGTTATAAcaacttttttaactttaatcGTGTATTCCTTTTTGTATTGATGAGTTgaataaaggtttaaaaatgaGTCAAGCTATTGAAATATATTGATCAACTGAAAGTGaaatgttctttattggcatcgatGTTTCCCTGAAGCATATTTAATATCCATCGAATCTTTCCATACACAAGAGTTCTTTACAGTGGCAGTGGTTTTTTACTAAATGCTCTTTGGGGaactaaaattgttattttatggCATTGCTGCAATTACGAAGTAATTATTCTTTTTACAGGAAAGAGCTATTTCTACCTGGTTTAAACCATAAAATTTAGTTTTGTTGGAGTACATCAATGTATTTGATTCAGCGATAttaaattgttttgaataaaacaaGGGCGTACTGTAGGTTTGCTTTTGgcatggggggagggggggggggcataaCAGCAGACCCCATAACAACTTCTTAGGTAATATCAATCGTCTGACATATTtcagatgcataaaaaaaattacaaaatcatatacatatatttaacagTTTGATCAAAATTATTGCTAGGGACAATTTGGTAGTCGCTGGACTGGTACACGTCCAAGCGTCCCTATAATTTTACGCCCAAGAGGTaaccatttttttaattagtggCAGCTTGTTTAGCCTATTTGTAGATGAATTGTAAAAAGACAATTTTTACAATCTAAAACTTAATTTACAATCCCTAAACATGTTCTTTTCTTACCTTCTGCTGCTTGGAGTACACCTAATTCAAGCCCTTTGAACGTTTTGCTGGCCAGTTCCTGAAGAGCACACAGAGGCGATGCTTGAGTGAAGAGAGTCTGCCGTGATCTAGTGATGCTCTGCCGGGCTCTCTCTGATGCTGGAAGCCGGGGAATCTTGTGAGTTCGCTTGACAGTCGGTCTGCTGAGGATGTCTGCGATGCTGAAGGGGGTTAATGGCTTGTTGGAACTCGCGGGTGGTGGAAGGTGGTCCAGGGGGTTCGGCCCACGGCTCTCCATGGCCTCACAGACTTTGACAACTTTGGTGGTCGTCATCCAAcccgttgcaaagcagctttggTTCTAAAACTTTGTATACAAATTTGTCGAGACTCTTAATTACAGTAGGCTATATAGTGTTGGTTTAAAAATCTAGGCTACcactttctattctattctattctattctattctattctattctattcgaAAGTCTTTTGGCAAATGAGTAGCTGCCCAACGAAAATGGCAACGTCCAATGAGTTAGCCTAGTCTCTCACCATCACTATCCAACAACAAATGAGCAGTTAGCCCTGTGCGTTGACAGCTCTGTTCTGTTCAGAGTTCTGGAGGCTGAGGACTCTACTTAGTGCTCACTTAATTAGCTATGACGGAAAGGCGGAGTCGTGTAAAGTGATGAAGGTTTGTGTTTGGTGGCTCTTGTTTGTCTTCTGCACAAGAAACAAACAGTCCTAAACGACGGCTGATAGGCTAATTCCCAGTTCTGTTATGCTGAATTCTAATTTCGACCAAAGCACTTAAATATGAATAACTGCTCAGATAgcctactaaaaataaataaaataaaataaaaattaccaaTAATAAACTTATTATCACATAGCATGATTGCATTAAAGTGTATAGCCTACAATAcaacatttgtatatttaatttaatatatgacATAATATTGAATTTAATACTGAATTGTATTTGCAGGCCATTTAGGATCGATGCTCGCCCATTCATCCCGACTCGTGCTAAAATTACCATATTTATTTGactataaagtatattcaaatctCGTTTTCAGATTACGTTAAATCTAATGTCGTATATTTTTACGACACAATAACGCTGTTTCCCAGTAAATTTATAATTGCATGCTTACAAAAGCGGTCAGTTCTTAACTAAGTCCCGAACGGTCACAAAtatgaaacaaataaaagaaaaatattaataataataatcgaaaaaacacactgtaaaaaattggtGGACTGCAATTGTTACCTAAATTGCTATTTCTATTTGATTTAAcccataaaaatgttttgttggtataaattaatttcttagcgttaatttagacatacaataatgttttataatatttcagttaacttgtatgttgccatttttatgcctagtttttttatttatttatttttttttattttttttatttagcgattaatataattatttcaatataaatgcATCATAACAGATCGAGATAAGTTTATAGAGACAATGGTTTTAGGCCAAACTGTGCACTTATATCGCCCATATGCAACAAGCAAGTGTGCGCGGATGAAGGAAGAAGAAGATGTTGTTGAGAGTGTGGGgtgcactatttatttatttttttaaactatatatttataaaaaaaattattaaatgcagaACTATGGTCTGATCTTGTCTTATCTGTTTATTTCAGGAAGTCAATCACCCAAACAATGCTCTATCGTTTTCTCTATTTCCTTCAAAcagcacacacagacatacacactctATTCTTGCAGGTTGTGCAGGAAACATGAATTAGCCAAGTCAATGCGGTCTGACTGTTGAGTTAATGGCAGTCTTGACCTCTTGCTGCT contains the following coding sequences:
- the LOC128015878 gene encoding transcription factor LBX1b: MTTTKVVKVCEAMESRGPNPLDHLPPPASSNKPLTPFSIADILSRPTVKRTHKIPRLPASERARQSITRSRQTLFTQASPLCALQELASKTFKGLELGVLQAAEGRDGLTLFGQRDSPKKRRKSRTAFTNHQLYELEKRFHHQKYLSPADRDQIAHQLGLTNAQVITWFQNRRAKLKRDLEELKADVESVRSTGAVPLDKIAKLADLERCAVGATGHPGSECSPRLGHEYKSAHKLCLSPMSSLSDHTSQDYSEDEDVEIDVDV